A single window of Streptomyces griseoviridis DNA harbors:
- a CDS encoding acyl-CoA synthetase, with translation MEYNIADLFESVVDVVEDREALVYIDHPGTGAERRLTYAELDAAANRVAHHLLDSGVRPGEHLGLHLYNGVEYLQTVLGCLKARIVPVNVNYRYVEEELVYLYRDADLVALVFDAEFGDRVAAALPGTDGKLRHLVRVGSPEPGASEVSAVPFTEAVADASTGRGFPARSGDDQFIIYTGGTTGMPKGVMWRQEDLFFAGLGGGAPTGEPVRKPEEIAERVAAGGSGITFFPTPPLMHGTSTLTAFIGFNFGQRVVLHRKFVPEEVLRTIEKEKVTSVSLVGDAMLRPLIDALNGPLAGTDCSSLFSVSSSGAIMSDTVRREFQALVPNVALLNNFGSSESGFNGTATADSGPERGFRIRVNSRTQVVDPATHEPVAVGEVGRVAQCGNVPLGYYNDPRKTADTFFEKDGLRWVLLGDMATVDADGVVTVLGRGSQCINTGGEKVYPEEVEQALKSHPDVYDALVAGVPDATWGNHVAAVVQLRAGASRPSLADVQGYCRSHLAGYKIPRQLVITESIRRSPSGKADYRWAREVAAADDV, from the coding sequence GTGGAGTACAACATTGCCGACCTGTTCGAGTCGGTCGTCGACGTGGTCGAGGACCGCGAGGCACTCGTGTACATCGACCATCCCGGCACCGGCGCGGAGCGCCGGCTGACCTACGCGGAACTGGACGCGGCGGCGAACCGCGTCGCCCACCACCTCCTCGACAGCGGTGTCCGGCCCGGCGAACACCTCGGGCTCCACCTCTACAACGGCGTCGAGTACCTCCAGACCGTGCTCGGCTGCCTGAAGGCACGGATCGTCCCGGTCAACGTCAACTACCGCTACGTCGAGGAGGAGTTGGTCTATCTCTACCGGGACGCCGATCTGGTCGCGCTGGTCTTCGACGCGGAGTTCGGCGACCGGGTGGCGGCGGCGCTGCCCGGCACGGACGGGAAGCTGCGGCACCTGGTCCGGGTCGGGAGTCCTGAGCCGGGGGCGTCCGAGGTCTCCGCGGTGCCGTTCACCGAGGCGGTGGCCGACGCCTCGACCGGGCGCGGGTTCCCGGCCCGCTCGGGCGACGACCAGTTCATCATCTACACCGGCGGCACGACCGGCATGCCCAAGGGCGTGATGTGGCGTCAGGAAGACCTGTTCTTCGCCGGATTGGGCGGCGGGGCGCCGACCGGTGAGCCGGTGCGGAAGCCGGAGGAGATCGCCGAGCGGGTCGCCGCGGGCGGGTCGGGCATCACGTTCTTCCCCACTCCCCCGCTGATGCACGGCACGTCCACCCTCACCGCGTTCATCGGCTTCAACTTCGGCCAACGGGTCGTGCTGCACCGCAAGTTCGTGCCGGAGGAGGTGCTGAGGACCATCGAGAAGGAGAAGGTCACCAGCGTCTCGCTGGTCGGGGACGCGATGCTGCGCCCGCTGATCGACGCGCTCAACGGACCGCTGGCGGGCACCGACTGCTCGTCCCTGTTCAGCGTCTCCTCGTCAGGCGCGATCATGTCGGACACCGTGCGGCGGGAGTTCCAGGCCCTCGTGCCGAACGTGGCGCTCCTCAACAACTTCGGCTCCTCCGAATCCGGCTTCAACGGCACCGCGACGGCCGACTCGGGGCCCGAGCGCGGCTTCCGCATCCGCGTCAACTCCCGCACCCAGGTGGTCGATCCGGCGACCCACGAGCCGGTCGCGGTGGGCGAGGTGGGACGGGTCGCCCAGTGCGGGAACGTCCCCCTCGGCTACTACAACGACCCCCGGAAGACGGCCGACACGTTCTTCGAGAAGGACGGGCTGCGCTGGGTGCTGCTCGGGGACATGGCCACGGTCGACGCGGACGGCGTGGTGACCGTGCTCGGCCGGGGCTCGCAGTGCATCAACACGGGCGGCGAAAAGGTGTACCCGGAGGAGGTCGAGCAGGCCCTCAAGTCCCACCCGGACGTCTACGACGCCCTGGTGGCCGGGGTGCCCGACGCGACCTGGGGCAACCATGTGGCGGCGGTGGTGCAACTGCGCGCGGGAGCGAGCCGACCGTCCCTCGCCGACGTCCAGGGGTACTGCCGGTCCCATCTGGCCGGGTACAAGATCCCGCGCCAACTGGTGATCACCGAGTCGATCAGGCGCTCCCCCAGCGGCAAGGCGGACTACCGGTGGGCCCGGGAGGTGGCGGCGGCGGACGACGTGTGA
- a CDS encoding thiolase domain-containing protein, with protein sequence MTREIAVVAFAQTDHRRTSDELSEVELLMPVLHQVLDRTGLKSADIGFTCSGSSDYLAGRAFSFTLALDGVGAWPPLSESHVEMDGAWALYEAWTKLLTGEADTALVYAYGKSSPGSLRDVLTRQLDPYYVAPLWPDSVTLAALQAQALIDAGHTDEPALAAVAARSRADAETNSHAQLRGSVPHGDYLVRPLRTGDCPPIGDGAAAVVLAAGDRARQLCARPAWIRGIDHRIEAHSLGVRDLTDSPSTRLAAQRTGAFERPVELAELHAPFTSQEVVLRRALRLGDDVRVNPSGGALAANPMMAAGLIRVGEAAAAVHRGDCDRALAHATSGPCLQQNLVAVLEGDPR encoded by the coding sequence GTGACGCGTGAGATCGCGGTCGTCGCGTTCGCCCAGACCGACCACCGGCGCACCAGCGACGAACTGTCCGAGGTCGAACTGCTCATGCCGGTGCTGCACCAGGTCCTCGACCGCACCGGCCTGAAGAGCGCCGACATCGGCTTCACCTGCTCGGGCTCCAGCGACTACCTGGCCGGCCGCGCCTTCTCCTTCACCCTCGCCCTCGACGGCGTCGGCGCCTGGCCGCCGCTGTCCGAGTCGCACGTCGAGATGGACGGCGCCTGGGCCCTGTACGAGGCGTGGACCAAACTCCTCACCGGGGAGGCCGACACCGCCCTCGTCTACGCCTACGGCAAGTCGTCCCCCGGCTCGCTGCGCGACGTCCTCACCCGCCAGCTCGACCCCTACTACGTGGCCCCGCTCTGGCCCGACTCGGTGACGCTCGCCGCCCTCCAGGCGCAGGCCCTCATCGACGCCGGCCACACCGACGAACCCGCCCTCGCCGCCGTCGCCGCCCGCAGCCGCGCCGACGCCGAGACCAACTCCCATGCTCAATTGCGGGGTTCGGTCCCGCACGGCGACTACCTGGTCCGTCCGCTGCGCACCGGCGACTGCCCGCCGATCGGCGACGGCGCCGCCGCCGTCGTCCTCGCGGCAGGCGACCGGGCCCGGCAGCTGTGCGCGCGGCCCGCCTGGATCAGGGGCATCGACCACCGCATCGAGGCGCACTCCCTCGGCGTCCGCGACCTCACCGACTCACCGTCGACGCGGCTCGCCGCCCAGCGCACGGGCGCCTTCGAACGGCCCGTCGAACTCGCCGAGCTGCACGCCCCGTTCACCTCCCAGGAGGTCGTCCTGCGCAGAGCGCTGCGGCTCGGCGACGACGTCCGGGTCAACCCGTCGGGCGGCGCGCTCGCCGCCAACCCGATGATGGCCGCCGGGCTGATCCGCGTCGGTGAGGCAGCCGCCGCCGTCCACCGCGGGGACTGTGACCGGGCGCTCGCCCACGCCACCTCAGGCCCCTGCCTCCAGCAGAACCTGGTCGCCGTACTCGAAGGGGATCCGCGATGA
- a CDS encoding aminoglycoside phosphotransferase family protein: MYTASSSVSAPPRPLHPRPAGSGPYLDPAVRPNPTLGAGRTRRVPGLGTQPLSGRIDLSGPQGAQLRAALASVHRICPEFAPVQVLRRSGRSVLLVGTTGRSTAVAKCLLDHSPVWAERIRHEIAAYRSFVRHRPPVRVPRLIAADPDNCTLVIERMPGRVAALQRHPIESPPRADIRAALGAICQLNAWRPPAGTFGAPLDYAVRISRYHELGLLTDRDLGDLQKLLHGIAHAAGRQGMGQFCHGDALLSNMLLSPTGPVLVDWEHAGWYLPGYDLATLWALLGDAPMARRQISQIAQSGGPAARDAFLVNLMLVLTREIRTYETAVQRSLRDPAPSASGTAHPAGVPSGEEQRLLLRRLHDDCQMARRAVRAAVGTR; the protein is encoded by the coding sequence ATGTACACAGCATCGTCCTCCGTGTCCGCCCCGCCCCGGCCGCTGCACCCCCGACCGGCGGGCAGCGGCCCCTACCTCGACCCCGCCGTCCGCCCCAACCCGACGCTCGGGGCCGGCCGGACGCGGCGCGTGCCGGGGCTCGGCACCCAACCGCTCAGCGGGAGAATCGACTTGTCCGGCCCCCAGGGTGCGCAACTGCGCGCGGCGCTCGCGTCGGTGCACCGGATCTGCCCGGAGTTCGCCCCGGTCCAGGTGCTGCGCCGCAGCGGCCGTTCGGTGCTGCTGGTGGGGACGACCGGGCGCAGCACGGCCGTGGCCAAGTGCTTACTCGATCACTCCCCCGTCTGGGCGGAGCGGATCCGGCACGAGATAGCTGCCTACCGCTCGTTCGTCCGGCACCGCCCGCCGGTGCGGGTGCCGAGGCTGATCGCGGCGGACCCGGACAACTGCACCCTGGTGATCGAACGGATGCCCGGCCGGGTCGCCGCGCTCCAGCGGCACCCGATCGAGTCGCCGCCGCGCGCGGACATCAGGGCGGCGCTGGGCGCGATCTGCCAGCTGAACGCCTGGCGACCGCCCGCGGGCACCTTCGGCGCCCCGCTGGACTACGCGGTCCGTATCTCCCGCTACCACGAACTGGGGCTGCTCACCGACCGCGATCTGGGTGACCTCCAGAAATTGCTGCACGGCATCGCGCACGCGGCCGGACGGCAGGGCATGGGCCAGTTCTGCCACGGGGACGCGCTGCTCTCCAACATGCTGCTGTCGCCGACGGGTCCGGTCCTGGTGGACTGGGAGCACGCGGGCTGGTACCTGCCTGGCTACGACCTGGCGACGCTGTGGGCGCTGCTCGGCGACGCGCCGATGGCCAGGCGCCAGATCAGCCAGATCGCCCAGAGCGGCGGACCGGCCGCCCGGGACGCCTTCCTGGTGAACCTGATGCTGGTGCTGACCCGGGAGATCCGCACCTATGAGACGGCCGTCCAGCGGTCGCTGCGGGACCCGGCGCCGTCGGCGTCCGGCACGGCCCACCCGGCCGGGGTGCCGTCGGGTGAGGAGCAGCGGCTGCTGCTGCGGCGGCTGCACGACGACTGTCAGATGGCCCGCCGGGCCGTCCGCGCGGCGGTCGGCACCCGCTGA
- a CDS encoding crotonase/enoyl-CoA hydratase family protein produces MSGAAAGGTGLTGAGGDGEADGPASGPTASDGTEPGGSASGGSASGGAAPGGDPGGTEHLSVRREGATLVLTLNRPAAKNALSLPMLVGLYDGWLAADEDEEIRSIVLTGAGGAFCAGMDLKALAGRGMEGERYRDRLTADPDLHWKAMLRHHRPRKPVIAAVEGACVAGGTEILQGTDIRVAAESATFGLFEVRRGLFPIGGSTVRLQRQIPRTHALEMLLTGRPYTAREAAAVGLVGQVVPDGEALAKALEIAELVNACGPLAVEAVKASVYATAGMTESDGLAAELERGWPIFATADAKEGARAFAEKRPPVYKRA; encoded by the coding sequence ATGAGCGGGGCCGCGGCGGGCGGAACGGGCCTGACGGGGGCGGGCGGAGACGGCGAGGCGGACGGGCCGGCCTCGGGCCCCACGGCGTCGGACGGAACAGAGCCTGGTGGCTCGGCGTCCGGCGGCTCGGCGTCGGGCGGGGCGGCCCCCGGCGGGGATCCGGGTGGCACCGAGCACCTCTCCGTGCGGCGCGAAGGGGCCACCCTCGTGCTCACGCTCAACCGGCCCGCCGCCAAGAACGCGCTCTCGCTGCCGATGCTCGTCGGCCTGTACGACGGCTGGCTCGCGGCGGACGAGGACGAGGAGATCCGCTCGATCGTGCTGACCGGCGCGGGCGGCGCGTTCTGCGCGGGCATGGACCTCAAGGCGCTCGCCGGCCGGGGCATGGAGGGCGAGCGGTACCGGGACCGGCTGACGGCCGACCCCGACCTGCACTGGAAAGCGATGCTGCGCCACCATCGCCCGCGCAAACCAGTGATCGCCGCCGTCGAGGGCGCCTGCGTGGCCGGCGGCACGGAGATCCTCCAGGGCACCGACATCCGCGTCGCCGCCGAGTCGGCGACCTTCGGACTCTTCGAGGTGCGGCGCGGCCTCTTCCCGATCGGCGGCTCGACGGTCCGCCTGCAACGGCAGATCCCGCGCACCCACGCCCTGGAGATGCTGCTCACCGGCCGCCCCTACACCGCGAGGGAGGCCGCCGCCGTCGGACTGGTCGGCCAGGTGGTCCCGGACGGCGAGGCGCTCGCCAAGGCCCTGGAGATCGCCGAACTGGTCAACGCCTGCGGTCCGTTGGCCGTGGAGGCGGTCAAGGCGTCGGTGTACGCGACCGCCGGGATGACCGAGAGCGACGGACTCGCCGCCGAACTGGAGCGCGGCTGGCCCATCTTCGCGACCGCCGACGCCAAGGAAGGCGCCCGCGCCTTCGCGGAGAAACGGCCGCCCGTCTACAAGCGCGCCTGA
- a CDS encoding Zn-ribbon domain-containing OB-fold protein: MPHVLKAPLTVEFPFTRSLGPVQSAFLTGLRERVVLGVRATDGRVLVPPAEYDPVTAEEIRDLVEVAATGTVTTWAWNHDPRRGQPLDTPFAWVLVRLDGADTALLHALDVPGPDAVRTGLRVRVRWAAERTGAVTDIACFEPYDGAPDRPGESQGAFADPVRGIVAPARLDYTYSPGRAQTAYLDALTARRIVGERCPSCRKVYVPPRGACPTCGVATAEQVEVGPRGTVTTFCIVNIKAKNLDIEVPYVYAHIALDGADLALHARIGGIPYDQVRMGLRVEPVWTEGARYPEHYRPTGEPDADYDTYKELL; encoded by the coding sequence ATGCCTCACGTCCTCAAGGCCCCCCTCACCGTGGAGTTCCCGTTCACCCGCTCCCTCGGCCCCGTGCAGAGCGCCTTCCTCACCGGCCTGCGGGAACGCGTCGTCCTCGGCGTCCGCGCCACCGACGGCCGGGTCCTGGTGCCACCGGCCGAGTACGACCCCGTCACCGCGGAGGAGATCCGCGACCTCGTCGAGGTCGCCGCCACCGGCACCGTCACCACCTGGGCCTGGAACCACGATCCCCGCCGCGGACAGCCCCTGGACACCCCGTTCGCCTGGGTCCTGGTCCGGCTCGACGGCGCCGACACCGCCCTCCTGCACGCGCTCGACGTCCCAGGACCCGACGCCGTCCGCACCGGCCTGCGGGTCCGGGTCCGCTGGGCCGCGGAACGCACCGGCGCCGTCACCGACATCGCCTGCTTCGAACCGTACGACGGCGCACCGGACCGGCCCGGCGAAAGCCAGGGGGCGTTCGCCGACCCGGTGCGCGGCATCGTCGCCCCCGCCCGCCTCGACTACACGTACAGTCCGGGCCGCGCCCAGACCGCCTACCTCGACGCGCTGACCGCCCGCCGGATCGTCGGCGAACGCTGCCCGTCCTGCCGCAAGGTGTACGTGCCGCCCCGGGGCGCCTGCCCCACCTGCGGCGTCGCCACCGCCGAACAGGTCGAGGTCGGCCCGCGCGGCACCGTCACCACCTTCTGCATCGTCAACATCAAGGCGAAGAACCTGGACATCGAAGTCCCCTACGTCTACGCGCACATCGCCCTCGACGGCGCCGACCTCGCCCTGCACGCCCGGATCGGCGGCATCCCCTACGACCAGGTGCGGATGGGGCTGCGGGTCGAACCGGTGTGGACCGAGGGCGCCCGCTACCCCGAGCACTACCGGCCCACCGGCGAACCCGACGCGGACTACGACACCTACAAGGAGCTGCTGTGA
- a CDS encoding thiolase domain-containing protein, with protein MSKEPVAVTGVGQTKHVAARRDVSLAGLVREAARQALDDAELTWADIDAVVIGKAPDFFEGVMMPELYLADALGAVGKPMLRVHTAGSVGGSTALVAANLVAARVHSTVLTLAFEKQSESNAMWGLSLPIPFQQPLLAGAGGFFAPHVRAYMRRSGAPDTVGSLVAYKDRRNALKNPYAHLHEHDITLAKVQASPMLWDPIRYSETCPSSDGACAMVLTDRAGAARSPRPPAWMLGGAMRSEPTLFAGKDFVSPQAGKDCAADVYRQAGITDPRRDIDAVEMYVPFSWYEPMWLENLGFAEEGEGWKLTEAGVTELDGDLPVNMSGGVLSTNPIGASGMIRFAEAALQVRGQAGEHQVDGARRVLGHAYGGGSQFFSMWLVGAQAPDS; from the coding sequence ATGAGCAAGGAACCCGTGGCCGTCACAGGCGTCGGCCAGACCAAGCATGTGGCCGCCCGCCGGGACGTCTCCCTCGCGGGACTCGTCCGGGAGGCCGCCCGACAGGCCCTGGACGACGCCGAGTTGACGTGGGCCGACATCGACGCCGTCGTCATCGGCAAGGCCCCCGACTTCTTCGAGGGCGTCATGATGCCGGAGTTGTACCTCGCCGACGCGCTGGGCGCCGTCGGCAAACCGATGCTCCGCGTGCACACCGCGGGATCGGTCGGCGGTTCCACCGCGCTCGTCGCCGCGAACCTCGTCGCGGCCCGGGTCCACTCCACCGTCCTCACCCTCGCCTTCGAGAAGCAGTCCGAGTCCAACGCCATGTGGGGCCTGTCGCTGCCGATCCCCTTCCAACAGCCCCTGCTGGCCGGGGCGGGCGGCTTCTTCGCCCCGCACGTACGCGCCTACATGCGGCGCAGCGGCGCCCCCGACACCGTCGGCTCGCTGGTCGCCTACAAGGACCGCCGCAACGCCCTGAAGAACCCCTACGCGCACCTCCACGAGCACGACATCACCCTGGCGAAGGTCCAGGCGTCCCCGATGCTCTGGGACCCCATCCGCTACTCCGAGACCTGCCCCTCGTCGGACGGCGCCTGCGCCATGGTCCTCACCGACCGCGCGGGAGCGGCCCGTTCGCCCCGGCCGCCCGCCTGGATGCTCGGCGGCGCCATGCGCAGCGAGCCCACCCTCTTCGCCGGCAAGGACTTCGTGTCGCCGCAGGCGGGCAAGGACTGCGCCGCCGACGTCTACCGGCAGGCCGGCATCACCGACCCGCGCCGGGACATCGACGCCGTCGAGATGTACGTGCCGTTCTCCTGGTACGAACCGATGTGGCTGGAGAACCTCGGGTTCGCCGAGGAGGGCGAGGGCTGGAAACTCACCGAGGCCGGGGTCACCGAACTCGACGGCGACCTGCCCGTCAACATGTCGGGCGGCGTCCTGTCCACCAACCCGATCGGCGCCTCCGGCATGATCCGGTTCGCCGAGGCCGCCCTCCAGGTGCGCGGACAGGCCGGCGAACACCAGGTCGACGGGGCCCGCCGGGTGCTCGGCCACGCCTACGGCGGCGGATCGCAGTTCTTCTCCATGTGGCTCGTCGGCGCCCAGGCTCCCGACTCCTGA
- a CDS encoding peptidoglycan recognition protein family protein, with protein MRRSAPDPTSTPGGRRARGAVGALATAALLLPLLGAAPPAAAGSSASRLQGAFASAAARYHVPQSVLLGVSYLQSRWDSHAGAPSVSGGYGPMHLTDARTALAAASHHGDGGEDARGDSARAPLHPAAAVPAESDLPARLKTLPKAAGLTGLSARELRTDPAANVAGGAALLAAAQRDLGAPLSADPADWYGAVARFSGADDTVTAAAYADDVYDVLRTGEERTTDAGQRVVLAARPTLVPDTARLARAGLRTGSAAGTECPRSISCAWVPAPYEEFGDNDYGNHDLGDRPAAQSIKYIVVHDTEGTWDGVLNLVQDPTYVSWNYTLRSTDGFVAQHVKAKDVAWHAGNWYVNAKSIGLEHEGFLAAPDSWYTEAMYRSSARLVRYLAGKYRIPLDRQHILGHDNVPGPTTSTVSGMHTDPGPFWDWRHYFELLGHPFRATAGRHASLVTIRPDYAANRPTYTGCVTAGVDCASHGSSEVRLYSGPGTSYPLIKDIGLGTTPTTGVNDLSSRVSTGQQYAVAGRDGDWTAIWYLGQKAWFENPAKRPVAVPASGRVVTPKAGATSVPVYGRAYPEAAAYPAGVPAQAVSPLRYTLPAGQRYVVGDKLRGEYYYAVTFTADSHRVVVGEDLYYQIQYGHRVAYVRAADVDVVPAGR; from the coding sequence TTGCGACGATCCGCCCCCGACCCCACGTCCACACCCGGCGGCAGACGCGCGCGCGGAGCCGTCGGCGCCCTCGCCACGGCCGCGCTGCTGCTGCCACTGCTCGGCGCCGCGCCACCGGCCGCCGCCGGGTCGTCGGCGAGCAGGCTGCAAGGGGCGTTCGCGTCGGCCGCCGCCCGCTACCACGTGCCGCAGAGCGTGCTCCTCGGCGTCTCCTACCTGCAGTCCCGGTGGGACAGCCACGCCGGGGCGCCCAGCGTGAGCGGCGGCTACGGGCCGATGCACCTCACGGACGCGCGCACCGCGCTCGCCGCCGCCTCGCACCACGGCGACGGCGGTGAGGACGCCCGCGGTGACAGCGCCCGCGCCCCGCTGCACCCGGCCGCCGCTGTCCCGGCGGAGTCCGACCTGCCGGCCAGGCTGAAGACGCTGCCGAAGGCGGCCGGGCTGACCGGCCTCAGCGCGCGGGAGCTGCGCACCGACCCGGCGGCCAACGTGGCGGGCGGTGCCGCGCTGCTGGCCGCCGCGCAACGGGACCTCGGCGCACCGCTCAGCGCGGACCCGGCGGACTGGTACGGAGCGGTGGCCCGGTTCTCCGGCGCCGACGACACGGTGACGGCCGCCGCGTACGCCGACGACGTCTACGACGTGCTGCGCACCGGCGAGGAGCGCACCACGGACGCCGGGCAGCGGGTCGTGCTGGCCGCGCGTCCGACGCTGGTCCCCGACACCGCGCGGCTGGCGCGGGCCGGGCTGCGGACGGGGTCGGCCGCGGGCACCGAGTGTCCTCGGTCGATCTCCTGCGCGTGGGTCCCGGCGCCGTACGAGGAGTTCGGCGACAACGACTACGGCAACCACGACCTCGGGGACCGGCCGGCCGCGCAGAGCATCAAGTACATCGTCGTCCATGACACCGAGGGCACCTGGGACGGCGTCCTCAACCTGGTGCAGGACCCGACCTATGTGTCGTGGAACTACACCCTGCGCTCCACGGACGGTTTCGTCGCGCAGCACGTGAAGGCCAAGGACGTGGCCTGGCACGCGGGCAACTGGTACGTCAACGCGAAGTCGATCGGCCTGGAGCACGAGGGTTTCCTCGCCGCGCCCGACTCCTGGTACACGGAGGCGATGTACCGCTCGTCGGCCCGGCTGGTGCGCTATCTCGCCGGGAAGTACCGCATCCCGCTGGACCGGCAGCACATCCTGGGCCACGACAACGTGCCGGGTCCGACGACGTCGACGGTCTCCGGCATGCACACCGACCCGGGCCCCTTCTGGGACTGGCGGCACTACTTCGAGCTGCTGGGCCACCCGTTCAGGGCGACGGCGGGCAGGCACGCGTCGCTGGTGACGATCCGCCCGGACTACGCGGCGAACCGGCCCACCTACACGGGCTGTGTCACGGCCGGTGTGGACTGCGCGTCCCACGGTTCGAGCGAGGTGCGGCTGTACTCGGGGCCCGGTACGTCCTACCCGCTGATCAAGGACATCGGGCTCGGCACGACGCCGACGACCGGCGTCAACGACCTGTCGTCCCGGGTCTCCACGGGTCAGCAGTACGCGGTCGCGGGCCGGGACGGCGACTGGACGGCGATCTGGTACCTGGGGCAGAAGGCGTGGTTCGAGAACCCGGCGAAGCGGCCGGTGGCGGTGCCGGCGTCGGGTCGGGTGGTGACGCCCAAGGCGGGCGCCACCAGTGTGCCGGTCTACGGTCGGGCCTATCCGGAGGCGGCGGCCTACCCGGCGGGCGTGCCCGCGCAGGCGGTCTCGCCGCTGCGGTACACGCTGCCGGCGGGGCAGCGCTATGTGGTCGGGGACAAGCTGCGCGGTGAGTACTACTACGCGGTCACCTTCACCGCCGACTCGCACCGGGTGGTCGTCGGCGAGGATCTGTACTACCAGATCCAGTACGGCCACCGGGTGGCGTACGTGCGGGCGGCCGACGTGGACGTCGTCCCGGCCGGCCGGTAG
- a CDS encoding universal stress protein, translated as MNTLPVIAAVDGSDNSLRALDWAVDAARGRGAPLRVVHVRQHGGWTQPGVPLAPVPDSDDDTVIGEVRRHLDDVADRPVMEYLALEGAPAAVLPELGATAQLLVLGSRGRGGFASLLLGSNGVAASRDADCPVVVVPPPGREVHGEGQDEPGRRVVVGVKVDEPDEPTLSFAFAEAARLGARVQAIAAYTWPVQTVVAPGGLLPPTVDQDAIEDETRTLAEGILAPYRERHPGVRADAVAAPGDAAGQLVAASADAALVVVGRHRRRLLAPARLLGSVTQAVLLHAASPIAVVPQTPEPAEE; from the coding sequence ATGAACACCCTGCCGGTCATCGCGGCGGTCGACGGTTCGGACAACAGCCTGCGCGCCCTGGACTGGGCGGTCGACGCGGCCCGCGGACGCGGGGCGCCGCTGCGCGTCGTCCATGTGCGCCAGCACGGCGGCTGGACCCAGCCGGGCGTCCCGCTCGCCCCCGTGCCCGACTCCGACGACGACACCGTCATCGGGGAGGTGCGCCGCCACCTCGACGACGTGGCCGACCGGCCCGTCATGGAGTACCTGGCCCTGGAGGGCGCACCCGCCGCCGTCCTGCCCGAACTGGGCGCCACGGCCCAGCTGTTGGTGCTCGGCTCGCGCGGCAGGGGCGGCTTCGCCAGCCTGCTGCTCGGCTCCAACGGCGTGGCCGCCTCCCGCGACGCCGACTGCCCCGTCGTCGTCGTACCCCCGCCAGGACGCGAGGTGCACGGCGAAGGGCAGGACGAACCCGGGCGCCGGGTGGTCGTCGGTGTGAAGGTGGACGAGCCGGACGAGCCGACCCTCTCCTTCGCCTTCGCCGAGGCCGCGCGGCTCGGCGCCCGCGTCCAGGCGATCGCCGCGTACACCTGGCCCGTGCAGACCGTCGTCGCCCCCGGCGGACTCCTGCCGCCCACCGTCGACCAGGACGCCATCGAGGACGAGACCCGCACCCTGGCCGAGGGCATCCTCGCCCCCTACCGCGAACGCCACCCCGGGGTGCGCGCCGACGCCGTCGCGGCACCGGGCGACGCGGCCGGTCAACTCGTCGCCGCCTCCGCCGACGCCGCCCTCGTCGTCGTCGGCCGCCACCGCCGCAGGCTGCTCGCCCCGGCCCGGCTGCTCGGTTCGGTCACCCAGGCGGTCCTGCTGCACGCGGCGAGCCCGATCGCCGTGGTGCCCCAGACCCCGGAACCGGCCGAGGAGTAG
- a CDS encoding DUF397 domain-containing protein, protein MAESTIQHHPLAGWDKPDLDLSGADWHSSSRGLGDVQIAFVEGFIAMRNSGRPESPSLIFTPAEWGAFVSGARDGEFDLT, encoded by the coding sequence GTGGCCGAGAGCACCATCCAGCACCATCCGCTCGCAGGCTGGGACAAGCCCGATCTCGACCTCAGCGGCGCCGACTGGCACTCGAGCAGCCGTGGTCTGGGGGATGTCCAGATCGCCTTTGTCGAGGGTTTCATCGCGATGCGCAACAGCGGCCGGCCGGAGAGCCCTTCCCTGATCTTCACACCCGCGGAGTGGGGAGCCTTCGTGTCGGGCGCGCGGGACGGCGAGTTCGACCTGACCTGA